A genomic window from Gossypium hirsutum isolate 1008001.06 chromosome D12, Gossypium_hirsutum_v2.1, whole genome shotgun sequence includes:
- the LOC107930764 gene encoding acyl-coenzyme A thioesterase 13: MEVEKVKRYLESSATIDGDKLPLRFFQRLIMHGLRVELIETNRVVCSFKVTPRLLNEGNYLHGGAVATFLDMVSSAAIYTAGGTLTGTSVEINISFMDAAYADEDIEIEAKALHVGKAVAVLSVEFRKKSTGKIIAQGRHTKYLPLPSKM, translated from the exons ATGGAGGTGGAAAAAGTGAAGAGATACTTGGAGAGCTCAGCCACCATCGATGGAGATAAGCTGCCTTTGAGATTTTTCCAACGCCTAATTATGCATGGTCTCCGCGTTGAACTCATCGAAACCAATCGCGTTGTTTGCTCTTTTAAGGTCACCCCTCGTCTGTTG AACGAGGGAAATTACTTGCATGGTGGAGCCGTAGCGACATTTCTAGACATGGTTTCCTCCGCAGCAATATACACTGCTGGAGGTACCTTAACTGGAACTTCAGTTGAGATCAATATTTCTTTCATGGATGCTGCTTATGCTGAT GAGGATATTGAGATAGAAGCAAAGGCTTTACATGTTGGGAAGGCTGTTGCTGTCCTCAGTGTTGAGTTTAGGAAGAAAAGTACTGGTAAAATTATAGCTCAAGGTCGTCATACTAAGTATCTACCTCTACCAAGTAAAATGTAG
- the LOC107944891 gene encoding uncharacterized protein At2g29880-like gives MVDLHNVGTFNANTGFKAGYLNELEKMLEKALPNAMLKVRPNIESRIRLLKRDWSIVYDMLNGQNNSGFGWDEHRQLVVAEDAVWNSYLNSHKEADQFRHRSFPYYDQLTAIYARDRATGKDAQTAADVIEEINVQDVPTTGINEEINEFYDCEADVYLDDMDVSATEPQPDRNQGGSTSSKKKKKEF, from the exons ATggtggacttgcacaatgttggaacctttAATGCTAATAcagggttcaaagccggttatttaaacgagttggaaaaaatgttagaaaaggctTTACCCAATGCAATGTTGAAGGTTAGACCTAATATTGAATCGAGGATTAGATTACTAAAAAGGGATTGGTCAATCgtgtatgacatgcttaatggccaaaacaatagcggttttggttgggatgagcataggcagctcgttgttgctgaagatgcggtttggaactcttatttaaat agtcataaagaagccgatcaattcagacatcgtagtttcccttactacgaccaacttactgccatctacgcaagagatcgagcgactggaaaagatgctcaaacagctgctgatgttattgaagaaataaatgttCAGGATGTACCTACTACAGGTATTAATGAAGAAATAAACgaattctatgactgcgaagctgatgtctatttggatgacatggatgtttctgctaCGGAACCGCAACCAGATAGAAACCAAGGGGGTTCCACatcttcaaagaagaaaaaaaaagaattttga